The Gammaproteobacteria bacterium DNA window CAATTGGTAGCGTGGTGGACAAGTTCATTGCTCAACTAGAAAGTCAATTGAGTGAAAAGAAAGTTGATTTGATTGTTGATGAAGATGCACGCATCTGGATAGGCGAGGAAGGTTACGATCCGCAAATGGGGGCACGGCCAATGTCGCGTGTATTACAAGAGCATATTAAGCGCCCATTGTCAGAAGAAATCCTGTTTGGGGATTTAGCTAAAGGTGGAACTGTGAGAGTGACAGTACAAGATAATAAATTGCACTTGGATCTATCAAACGAACAGCATTAGTTGCCTTTGCTGTTAACGTGCTCGGTAAGTGATTCGGCCTTTGCTTAAGTCATAAGGTGTTAGTTCAACAGTGACTTTATCGCCAGTTAAAATACGAATATAGTTTTTTCGCATTCTTCCAGAAATATGTGCGGTGACGACATGACCGTTTTCTAGCTCGACGCGAAACATAGTATTCGGTAGAGTTTCAACAACGGTGCCTTCCATTTCAATGTGATCTTCTTTTGCCATGCATCTCCTCATATGTGTTTATGGTGAGGCGTCATTATCGTTATCTATTCAGTTAAAACAAGGTTTTTCTGACAGCTAGATGAGAAAATACTGAAATTTTATGAATAAGCTGCTAGATAAGTGCTAAAAACACTAAATAATAATATTAATAGGAAATAGAGAATAAACATGAAATTCGCATTTGTTTTTCCCGGGCAAGGTTCTCAATCAGTAGGTATGGTCAAAGACCTCTCTGAAAGTTTTGCAATTGTTAGAGAGTGTTATCAAGAAATCTCTGATGCTATTGAGGTGGATTTATGGAAAATGGTTCAAGAAGGACCAGCGGAAGATTTAAACCAAACAAAAAACACTCAACCAGCGATGCTCGCAGCGAGTTATTCCATATCTAAAATTTGGGCTGATTCAACTGAGCGAAGAGCAACTATCATGGCAGGACATAGTTTTGGTGAAGTGTCCGCGTTTACATGTGCTGGGGCGATGACGTTTCATGATGCTGCATTACTTGCACGTCGCAGAGGTGAATTTATGCAAAATGCGGTGGCTGCAGGAAGTGGAGCCATGGCAGCAGTGTTGGGCTTGGAGAACCAGGAATTAGATGAATTATGTAAATCAATAAGTAGTGATGGAGCCGTTGTTGAGGCTGTAAATTATAACGCTCCAGGACAAGTTGTGGTTGCAGGGCATACTCAAGCAGTTGAGAAATTAATTGATTTAGCTAAGCAAGAAGGAGCAAAGCGAGCATTAAAGTTGCCTGTATCAGTGCCAGCGCACTCAAGTTTAATGCGGCCAGCCGCAGAAAAGTTTGCTAGTGCATTAACTGAAGTTGATTTTAATATGCCTAGTGTTCCTGTAATTCAGAATGCTACTTTAGCTTCTCCGCAAGATACTC harbors:
- the fabD gene encoding ACP S-malonyltransferase; amino-acid sequence: MKFAFVFPGQGSQSVGMVKDLSESFAIVRECYQEISDAIEVDLWKMVQEGPAEDLNQTKNTQPAMLAASYSISKIWADSTERRATIMAGHSFGEVSAFTCAGAMTFHDAALLARRRGEFMQNAVAAGSGAMAAVLGLENQELDELCKSISSDGAVVEAVNYNAPGQVVVAGHTQAVEKLIDLAKQEGAKRALKLPVSVPAHSSLMRPAAEKFASALTEVDFNMPSVPVIQNATLASPQDTRELVSALQAQLHSPVRWVNTIESIKQAGASCLIEVGPGKVLTGLHKRIDKSLTSVCVCDNTSLETALNTIEEEQC
- the infA gene encoding translation initiation factor IF-1, coding for MAKEDHIEMEGTVVETLPNTMFRVELENGHVVTAHISGRMRKNYIRILTGDKVTVELTPYDLSKGRITYRAR